The sequence GCGCCAGCACCGGCTGGACATTGCCCTCGATGCGGGTGCGCGCCTCTTGGATGGCGTCGAGCGTCGCGAGCGAGTCCGAGGGCGTGGCGGATGCCGCGGAGACCCGCAGCTCGGGCTCGAGCTCGCGGTTGACCAGCGGGACGCCCGCATCGAGCTGCAGCACGAGCAGATCCCGGAACAGGGAGGCGAGGTCGACGAGGATCCGGTCGATGCCGTCACGCAGACTCCTGGTCGCGCGCCGTTTCTGGTCGTCTTCGAGCGCCTTCAGCTGGGCACGGAGCGCCGGCGGGACCGCCTGGCCCGGGCTCAGCCCGAGGGAACGGAGCGCGTGCTCGCGCTCTTCGGTGTCACGCAGTTCGGTGATCGCCTTCGCGTCTTCGCCCGCGATCTCGAGGAGCCGGGCGGCGGTACGCACCGCGCCCGACGCCGAACGCACCCCCAGGGTGAGCCTGAGGGTCTCTTCGCGGCGGCTCCGGGCCTCGTCGCTGGTCGCGAGCCGGTGCGCCATGCCGATGTGGCTCTGCGCCTCGCGCGCCGCGCGTTCCGCCAGGACCGGGTCGACCCCGTCGCGCCGAATGAGCAGGGCGGCCACATCGTCGATCGACGGCACCTGCAGGCGCACCGTGCGCACCCGGGATCGGATCGTGGGGATCAGGTCGGCGTCGCTCGGTGCGCAGAGCAGCCAGACCGTGCGCTCGGGGGGCTCTTCGAGCTCCTTGAGCAGCACATTGGAGGTGTGCTCGGTCATGCGGTCGGCGTCTTCGACGATGATGACGCGGTGCCGGCCGACCGAGGGTGCGTAGTGCGACCGCCGGACGATCTCGCGCACGTCGTGCACACGGATGATGACGCCTTCGGTCGAGAGCACGTGGAGATCGGGGTGGCTGCGCGCCTCGACCTGGGTGCGCGTCGCCTCGTCGCCGTCGGGATCGCCCGAGATGAGCGCGGTCGCGAAGGCGTAGGCGAGATTGGAGCGCCCCGACCCGGGCGGACCCGTGATCAGCCACGAATGCGTCATCTGCTGCGCCGACGGCGCCGCCGAGGCATCCGTCTGGGTGCCGGGCGCGCCCGTCGCGCCAGTCGCGACCGACGCCGCGGCAGCGTGCCGCAACATCGCGATCGCCGCGTCTTGCCCGGTCAGCTCACTCCACGCCGTCACGTCCATCACGCTACCCGGCTCCCCTGACGCGAAGCTCAGAGGAGCCCGCGAACCCGCTCGCGGATCGCCGCGGCGATCTCCTCGACCGGGCGGGTCGCATCGATCACGAGGAACCGGTCGGGCTCGGCCGCGGCCAGGTCGAGGTACGCGCCGCGCACGCGGTCGTGGAATGCGGATGCCTCGGCCTCGAGCCGGTCGTACCGCGTGCGTGCGACGTCGAGTCGGGCGCGCGCCGCGGCCGAGTCGAGATCGAGCAGCACGGTCAGGTCGGGCAGCAGCCCCTCGGCCGCCCAGTCGGAGAGGCGTCGCACCTCGCCGGGGTCGAGCACGCGACCGGCACCCTGGTACGCGACGGATGAATCGAGGTAGCGGTCTTGCACGACCACCTCGCCGCGCGTGAGCGCGGGGCGCACGAGGGTGGCCACGTGGTGG is a genomic window of Agromyces protaetiae containing:
- a CDS encoding DNA polymerase III subunit delta' — its product is MTAWSELTGQDAAIAMLRHAAAASVATGATGAPGTQTDASAAPSAQQMTHSWLITGPPGSGRSNLAYAFATALISGDPDGDEATRTQVEARSHPDLHVLSTEGVIIRVHDVREIVRRSHYAPSVGRHRVIIVEDADRMTEHTSNVLLKELEEPPERTVWLLCAPSDADLIPTIRSRVRTVRLQVPSIDDVAALLIRRDGVDPVLAERAAREAQSHIGMAHRLATSDEARSRREETLRLTLGVRSASGAVRTAARLLEIAGEDAKAITELRDTEEREHALRSLGLSPGQAVPPALRAQLKALEDDQKRRATRSLRDGIDRILVDLASLFRDLLVLQLDAGVPLVNRELEPELRVSAASATPSDSLATLDAIQEARTRIEGNVQPVLALEAMLVSAIRRPDHERGAA
- the tmk gene encoding dTMP kinase — protein: MTRGLFITLEGGDGSGKSTQAELLREWLTGEGRTVVRTREPGGTEVGVEIRELVLHHRGDISPRAEALLYAADRAHHVATLVRPALTRGEVVVQDRYLDSSVAYQGAGRVLDPGEVRRLSDWAAEGLLPDLTVLLDLDSAAARARLDVARTRYDRLEAEASAFHDRVRGAYLDLAAAEPDRFLVIDATRPVEEIAAAIRERVRGLL